The Chitinophaga flava genome has a segment encoding these proteins:
- a CDS encoding Ig-like domain-containing protein translates to MKKFYLFILSTFLLLITFRASSQVCYVKPGGTYADGTSWENAFPDLDLAIDAVNMGKFNEIRMLAGTYNPFLEATNGIITSTSFWIKKGVTIKGGYKPGSSSALEVRDPALYPTILDGDYAHTPGMTDDDAQHVIVANSAGTVTLDGLTITNGNAVLPTSSNQPEAYGGGILSLYTNLRLNNVILVNNIAEKKGGGIYLLGGNITLNNTWVKNNRAPMGGGIVIDQASASSTFLAVSSAIVNNTSVGGTTIYTRDGTTFLINCTIANNTGTGYQAMLGNVNIHNCIFRNNILAGIPSDLAIMGVTGNSSNNISDVALPLTGVNNTVGQDPGFVSSSNLSLKPTSIAINTGNNTLYSAGNNPDLSAFITDIAGNPRIYNNGTVDIGAYEYQAAISTVSVLGITTTDPLLNNYDQVHFTVSFAQSVPGLTAANFSLPGGGTILSVTPVTGTNNQQWTVTVKTVESDNFTLQLDNQTGLPVNLFNIPASSPGYAIDKTAPKITSANLYSNNAVPTLAKTGDKIQLNLTASEDIKTVIATIAGKTATVTLLPPTRPQQWITVADTDPDGPVTAKVTLTDMAGNSTVYNIPADIAAGQPVYIDNTPPQLTVQPLTTWLDINGNATITQSMLNYLVSDPPLNDLVTISFTPRTLNISNMGDNTFTLTATDKAGNITTKNFTVTLANRSVSSLVPLSPATFTVPYGTALTGLLPATTTVNWQDGGQTSVALNWDNSPYNALVAGSYALQAAPVLHSTWINAGQKVNATVNVSKRIVVSVSPSATVITELGTDFAALGLPSTLPATYFPVTTNTNPVDVTWQTGSYNPAVAGTYTLTGTIVPDANTDLPADLQTVNITVVVKKRVISSIPAINPVSVAYGSTPGSILPTSIMPTYAVSSPDNPALNISWDLSSYDPLKAGTQTITGTLSADSNTDTNGQPMTTSVTVTVGKRTIAGITPATTITVSYGTAPAAIGLPSQIAATYTPATSNTTPLNVTWNTSSYDPLKAGTYNIPGTLTADNNTDITGQPMTTSVTVIVSKRIIIGITPATAITVPYGTTLAAIGLPSQIAAIYSPATSNTTPLNVTWNTSSYDPLKAGTYNFSGTLTADNNTDITGQPMETSISVTVSKRTISGITPATAITVPYGTAPAAIGLPSQITATYTPATSNTTALNVFWDTNNYNPLIAGTYTLTGTLSADTDTDPGSQPMTTSVTVTVSKRTITGITPATAITVPYGTAPAAIGLPSQIVADYAPVTSNKTPLNVTWNNSSYDPLTAGVYNIPGTLTADNNTDVTGQPMTTSVSVTVSKRIITSITPVPSITVSYGTSFVDVGLPSQVAATYAPATANTAPLNVTWLTGNYNPAVAGTYTITGILTADNNTDVTGQSMIISTNIIVNKRSIVSVTTPAAVQVAYLTPFGNIGLPATVPAVYTDNTNGQTSVQWDASTYNSSTPGTYVLRGSLMPDANTNNRMDVTTTFTVTVLQGNQRITAPAVADKYEGDATFTLQASSNAGLPLQFTSDNPAVVAMNGNQATPGVPGTAVITITQPGDVNYTAATPVTVTVKVLAWPDAAISANGNTTICENENLTLQGITAGRYQWFLNGAPVNGASQQNFRPTASGNYNAIVTFANGFTKTSNTIPVTVHPLPDGRVAAAGSTTISKGASIQLQASGGNSYAWTPAQWLDNPSSATPVARPAASIRYEVVITNLAGCSVRKQIDITLEDDFKVTGTNILTPNGDGINDNWVVKNIDMYPDNEVKVFDRAGRLVFQARNYNNTWNGTVNGQPLSEGTYYYIITVGQNIKTFKGYITIVR, encoded by the coding sequence ATGAAAAAATTCTACCTATTTATCCTCAGTACCTTTCTGTTATTAATCACCTTCAGGGCCAGCAGCCAGGTCTGCTACGTGAAACCCGGCGGAACATACGCTGACGGCACCTCCTGGGAAAATGCTTTTCCAGACCTGGATCTGGCTATCGATGCTGTGAATATGGGCAAATTCAATGAAATAAGAATGCTGGCCGGCACTTACAACCCTTTTTTAGAAGCGACCAATGGCATCATTACTTCCACCTCCTTTTGGATAAAAAAAGGGGTCACTATCAAAGGCGGGTACAAGCCGGGATCCAGTTCAGCGCTGGAAGTCCGCGATCCGGCCCTCTATCCCACCATCCTGGATGGAGACTATGCGCATACTCCCGGGATGACAGATGACGATGCCCAACATGTGATAGTTGCTAATAGTGCGGGAACTGTTACACTGGATGGCCTGACGATTACCAACGGCAATGCCGTGTTACCTACTTCCTCGAACCAGCCCGAAGCCTATGGCGGGGGGATCTTAAGTCTTTACACCAATCTCAGGTTGAATAATGTCATACTTGTTAACAACATAGCAGAAAAAAAGGGTGGTGGAATTTACCTGTTAGGAGGCAACATCACACTGAACAATACCTGGGTTAAAAACAACAGGGCCCCCATGGGCGGCGGCATTGTAATAGACCAGGCATCAGCATCATCGACTTTCCTGGCTGTCAGCAGTGCTATTGTAAATAACACCTCTGTTGGCGGAACTACCATTTATACAAGAGATGGCACCACGTTCCTGATCAACTGTACCATTGCCAACAATACGGGAACAGGATATCAGGCCATGCTTGGAAACGTTAACATTCACAACTGTATTTTCCGCAATAATATTTTGGCAGGTATTCCGTCTGACCTTGCGATAATGGGCGTCACCGGCAATTCCTCCAATAATATATCTGACGTGGCATTGCCATTGACCGGGGTTAATAATACGGTAGGACAAGACCCAGGTTTTGTCAGTTCCTCAAATCTATCGCTAAAACCCACTTCCATTGCCATCAATACAGGCAACAACACACTTTACAGCGCAGGTAATAATCCCGACCTTTCGGCTTTCATCACGGATATTGCCGGTAATCCGCGCATCTATAACAACGGCACCGTTGACATCGGCGCCTACGAGTACCAGGCTGCCATCAGCACTGTTTCTGTACTGGGTATAACCACTACTGATCCATTACTGAATAACTACGACCAGGTACATTTTACAGTCTCCTTTGCCCAAAGTGTGCCCGGGTTAACGGCTGCCAATTTCAGCTTACCCGGAGGAGGTACTATCCTGTCTGTCACCCCCGTTACCGGCACCAACAACCAGCAATGGACAGTAACGGTTAAAACAGTGGAAAGTGATAACTTCACTTTACAACTGGATAACCAGACCGGCCTCCCGGTGAACCTTTTCAATATCCCGGCAAGCTCTCCCGGATATGCTATCGACAAAACGGCACCGAAAATCACCTCGGCTAATCTTTACTCAAACAATGCAGTTCCTACACTCGCTAAAACAGGTGACAAAATTCAACTAAACCTGACTGCCAGTGAGGATATCAAAACTGTCATTGCAACCATTGCCGGCAAAACAGCCACAGTAACACTTCTGCCTCCTACCCGGCCCCAACAATGGATCACTGTAGCCGATACAGATCCGGATGGACCAGTGACTGCAAAAGTCACATTGACCGACATGGCCGGGAACAGCACTGTCTATAACATCCCTGCTGATATCGCCGCAGGCCAGCCTGTTTATATCGACAACACACCTCCCCAACTGACGGTGCAGCCACTCACCACCTGGCTTGATATAAATGGCAACGCTACCATCACACAGAGCATGTTAAATTACCTGGTATCAGATCCTCCCCTCAATGATTTGGTGACGATCTCTTTTACCCCGCGTACATTGAACATCTCCAATATGGGAGACAATACCTTTACCCTGACAGCCACCGACAAAGCCGGAAATATTACCACCAAAAATTTCACGGTCACTCTTGCCAATCGTTCTGTCAGCAGCCTGGTGCCACTAAGTCCGGCGACCTTCACAGTACCTTACGGAACTGCCCTCACAGGATTATTGCCTGCCACCACCACTGTTAACTGGCAGGATGGTGGCCAAACCAGCGTGGCACTCAACTGGGACAACAGCCCCTACAATGCCCTTGTCGCCGGCTCTTATGCCTTGCAGGCTGCTCCGGTACTGCATTCCACCTGGATAAACGCCGGGCAGAAAGTGAATGCTACCGTCAACGTCAGTAAACGTATAGTTGTCAGCGTTAGCCCTTCTGCAACGGTCATCACTGAGCTGGGAACTGACTTTGCCGCGCTGGGCCTGCCGTCCACTTTACCAGCAACCTATTTTCCGGTTACTACCAATACCAACCCAGTGGACGTCACCTGGCAAACCGGCAGCTACAACCCTGCTGTAGCCGGCACTTATACACTCACCGGTACCATCGTTCCAGATGCCAACACCGATCTGCCTGCCGATCTGCAAACCGTTAATATTACCGTAGTGGTGAAAAAACGTGTCATCAGCAGCATACCGGCCATCAATCCGGTTTCTGTTGCATACGGCAGTACGCCGGGCAGCATCCTGCCCACCAGTATTATGCCCACTTATGCAGTGAGCAGCCCGGATAATCCCGCGCTGAACATCAGCTGGGACCTGAGCAGTTACGATCCGTTGAAAGCCGGTACCCAGACCATCACCGGGACACTCAGTGCAGATAGTAATACCGACACCAACGGTCAGCCCATGACCACCAGTGTAACCGTTACCGTAGGCAAACGTACTATCGCAGGTATAACACCGGCAACAACCATCACCGTGTCTTATGGTACCGCTCCGGCAGCAATAGGCCTCCCATCGCAGATAGCAGCCACCTATACACCTGCCACCAGCAACACAACACCACTGAATGTTACCTGGAACACCAGCAGTTACGATCCGCTGAAAGCAGGCACCTATAACATTCCCGGCACACTGACAGCAGATAACAACACCGATATCACCGGCCAGCCGATGACTACCAGTGTAACCGTTATCGTTAGTAAACGTATCATTATTGGTATTACGCCGGCAACGGCCATCACGGTGCCTTATGGCACTACTCTTGCAGCAATAGGCCTGCCATCGCAGATAGCAGCCATCTATTCGCCTGCCACCAGCAATACAACACCATTGAACGTTACCTGGAACACCAGCAGTTATGATCCGCTGAAAGCAGGTACCTATAATTTTTCCGGCACACTGACAGCAGATAACAACACGGACATCACCGGCCAACCGATGGAAACCAGTATATCCGTAACCGTTAGCAAACGTACAATCTCAGGTATCACGCCAGCAACGGCCATCACCGTACCTTATGGCACCGCTCCGGCAGCAATAGGTCTCCCATCACAAATAACAGCGACCTATACTCCGGCCACCAGCAACACAACAGCGCTGAACGTTTTCTGGGACACCAACAACTATAATCCGCTCATAGCCGGCACCTATACCCTCACCGGGACACTCTCTGCCGATACTGATACTGATCCGGGCAGTCAGCCGATGACAACCAGTGTAACCGTTACCGTTAGCAAACGTACCATCACTGGTATTACCCCGGCAACGGCCATCACCGTGCCTTATGGCACTGCACCTGCAGCGATAGGTCTCCCATCGCAGATAGTTGCGGACTATGCACCAGTGACCAGCAACAAAACACCGCTGAACGTTACCTGGAACAACAGCAGTTACGATCCGCTCACAGCCGGCGTTTACAACATTCCCGGCACACTGACCGCAGACAACAACACAGATGTCACCGGCCAGCCGATGACAACCAGTGTAAGCGTCACCGTTAGCAAACGTATCATCACCAGCATTACACCAGTACCTTCTATAACAGTGTCTTATGGCACCAGCTTCGTCGATGTGGGCCTGCCATCACAGGTAGCAGCCACCTATGCACCAGCCACTGCCAACACAGCCCCATTGAATGTAACCTGGCTGACAGGCAACTACAACCCTGCTGTAGCGGGTACCTATACCATCACCGGTATACTCACCGCCGATAACAATACCGATGTAACTGGTCAGAGCATGATCATCAGCACCAATATCATTGTCAATAAACGTAGTATCGTTTCCGTTACCACACCTGCTGCGGTACAGGTAGCCTATCTGACGCCATTTGGCAACATAGGCCTGCCCGCCACCGTACCAGCCGTTTATACCGACAATACCAATGGCCAGACCTCTGTTCAATGGGATGCCTCTACCTACAACAGTTCCACTCCAGGCACCTACGTACTGCGCGGCAGCCTGATGCCTGATGCCAACACTAACAACCGGATGGACGTTACCACCACCTTCACGGTGACCGTCCTACAGGGTAACCAGCGCATCACGGCTCCAGCCGTTGCCGACAAGTACGAGGGTGATGCCACCTTCACCCTGCAGGCCAGCAGCAACGCAGGATTGCCATTGCAATTCACGTCCGACAATCCGGCTGTTGTTGCAATGAATGGCAACCAGGCCACACCCGGGGTCCCCGGCACTGCCGTTATTACCATCACACAACCCGGTGATGTGAACTATACAGCGGCAACACCTGTAACCGTTACCGTTAAAGTGCTGGCATGGCCCGATGCAGCCATCAGTGCCAATGGTAACACCACGATCTGCGAAAATGAAAACCTGACATTACAGGGCATTACCGCCGGCAGGTACCAATGGTTCCTGAATGGCGCTCCTGTCAACGGCGCCAGCCAGCAAAACTTCAGGCCCACTGCTTCCGGCAACTACAACGCCATTGTAACATTTGCCAACGGTTTCACTAAAACATCCAATACCATTCCGGTAACTGTTCATCCGCTGCCAGATGGTCGTGTAGCCGCTGCCGGTAGTACTACTATCAGCAAAGGCGCCTCCATACAATTGCAGGCTTCCGGTGGCAACAGCTACGCCTGGACACCTGCCCAGTGGCTGGACAACCCTTCCAGTGCCACACCGGTAGCCAGACCTGCTGCCAGCATCCGCTACGAAGTGGTGATCACCAACCTTGCAGGATGCAGCGTACGTAAACAGATCGACATTACATTGGAAGACGATTTCAAAGTGACAGGTACCAACATCCTCACACCTAATGGTGATGGCATCAACGACAACTGGGTAGTAAAAAATATAGATATGTACCCCGACAATGAGGTAAAAGTGTTTGACCGCGCCGGCAGGCTCGTATTCCAGGCCCGCAACTATAACAACACCTGGAACGGCACTGTCAATGGTCAGCCACTCAGTGAAGGTACCTACTACTACATCATCACCGTAGGCCAGAACATCAAAACATTCAAGGGTTATATCACTATCGTTCGTTAA
- a CDS encoding PorP/SprF family type IX secretion system membrane protein, which yields MKKSILSIASLLFCAYTYAQTAGNANAVTDPLGSQYYLNPYLANPAYAGADSGLHINLAYRKQWTDIPGAPQTKLLTADYFVGSRVGVGLQVYNDMAGLISNTRIALTYAYHLPLNDNGHTLHFGISGVLYNKRLNLKDINGDMNDPAANAFNRRDNYFESDFGVAYTNKRLGLQAALPDMISHLHAEDKEAGTQTFYAAAEYKFEVSEAIPYIIPKVAWRGIQGMKDIADLGVKVVFLRNWLDVTGIYHSSGSFSTGAGFSYPSLGTLQFMYNTQTGGFRNYSNGGMELHLKINLFQ from the coding sequence ATGAAAAAAAGTATTTTATCTATAGCCAGCCTGCTGTTTTGTGCATACACTTATGCACAAACAGCAGGCAATGCCAACGCTGTCACCGACCCGTTGGGTTCACAATATTATCTGAATCCCTATCTAGCCAATCCCGCCTATGCAGGCGCGGACAGCGGCCTGCACATCAACCTCGCCTACCGCAAGCAATGGACTGACATACCAGGCGCCCCGCAAACAAAACTGCTGACAGCAGACTACTTTGTGGGTAGCCGGGTAGGCGTAGGTCTGCAGGTCTACAACGACATGGCCGGGCTGATCTCCAACACCCGCATCGCCCTCACCTATGCCTACCACCTGCCGCTTAACGACAACGGACACACGTTGCACTTCGGTATCTCCGGTGTACTTTACAACAAAAGGCTCAACTTAAAAGATATCAACGGGGATATGAACGACCCTGCTGCCAACGCCTTCAACAGGCGGGACAACTACTTCGAAAGTGATTTCGGAGTGGCCTATACCAATAAACGCCTGGGCCTGCAAGCTGCCCTGCCCGACATGATCAGCCACCTCCATGCAGAAGATAAAGAGGCCGGCACACAGACGTTTTACGCAGCAGCGGAGTATAAATTTGAAGTAAGCGAAGCTATTCCCTATATCATTCCTAAAGTAGCCTGGCGGGGAATACAGGGTATGAAGGATATTGCTGACTTAGGGGTTAAAGTAGTTTTCCTGCGCAACTGGCTTGATGTCACCGGCATCTATCACAGCAGCGGCTCCTTCAGCACCGGCGCAGGATTCAGCTATCCATCCCTCGGTACACTACAGTTTATGTACAACACACAGACCGGAGGATTCCGCAACTATAGCAACGGAGGGATGGAGCTGCATCTGAAAATCAATCTCTTTCAATAA
- a CDS encoding TonB-dependent receptor: MKKESVLIALLCSAQSLLAQQPEDTAHTQLKQIVVSAPRIETAMMRIDLKKIPVNTAQDLLRKVPGLFIAQHAGGGKAEQIFLRGFDCDHGTDVNISADGIPVNIVSHAHGQGYSDLHFLIPETIEGIDFGKGAYYADKGDFNTAGYVNFSTFDHLNNSMIKLEGGAFNTMRLAGMFNLLADKSAAKRNAYIATEYNYTNGPFDVQQQFSRFNIFGKYNQWLNDKDYLSFQLSTFTSGWNASGQIPERAVEQGLISRWGSIDPTEGGNTSRTNAALTFIHHSNAQEYWKSFFFYSRYKFNLYSDFTFFLKDPVNGDEIQQKDDRSIYGFEQQYIRDFTMGNSRLTWQSGVGLRLDDIYDLELNHVYRRDSLLNREAWGSGRETNLHAYTGLTWHIGNWRINPAVRIDQFIFNYQDKLKPASGEPGVTAARVSPKLNFAYASGDVAQWYLKTGMGFHSNDMRVVIAQKGKDILPFSAGADLGVVLKPTPNLLIQPALWYLYLQQEFVYVGDDAVVEPAGKTRRMGVDVSVRYQPLKWLYLDADVNYANAREIGAPKGENYIPLAPVLTSTGGIGVNLPMGFSANLRYRYMKDRPANEDNSLVAKGYFVNDLLLAYTHHQFQFTVQAQNVFNTNWNEAQFETETRLQHESQSVTDLCFTPGTPFYLKAGISVRF; encoded by the coding sequence ATGAAAAAAGAATCAGTACTGATAGCACTGCTGTGTAGTGCGCAGTCTCTGCTGGCACAACAGCCTGAAGATACAGCGCATACACAGCTGAAACAAATAGTAGTAAGCGCACCCCGCATAGAAACGGCGATGATGCGCATTGACCTGAAAAAGATACCGGTCAACACCGCTCAGGACCTCCTGAGAAAAGTGCCCGGATTGTTTATTGCCCAACATGCCGGTGGCGGTAAAGCCGAACAGATATTCCTGCGCGGCTTCGACTGCGATCATGGAACTGATGTGAATATTTCTGCTGATGGTATCCCGGTGAATATTGTTTCTCATGCACACGGACAGGGTTATTCCGATCTGCACTTCCTGATACCGGAAACCATTGAAGGTATTGACTTCGGGAAGGGTGCCTATTATGCCGATAAAGGTGATTTTAATACTGCGGGTTATGTTAACTTCTCCACTTTTGATCATCTGAATAACAGCATGATCAAACTGGAAGGAGGTGCTTTTAATACCATGCGCCTGGCTGGTATGTTTAATCTGCTGGCGGATAAAAGCGCTGCCAAACGCAATGCTTATATCGCTACGGAATACAATTATACCAATGGGCCTTTTGATGTACAGCAACAGTTCAGCCGCTTTAATATATTTGGTAAATACAATCAGTGGCTGAATGATAAAGACTATCTTTCCTTTCAGCTCTCTACTTTTACTTCGGGCTGGAATGCTTCGGGCCAGATTCCGGAAAGAGCCGTGGAGCAGGGATTGATCAGCCGCTGGGGATCTATTGATCCTACGGAAGGTGGCAATACTTCCCGCACCAATGCTGCACTGACTTTTATTCATCACTCCAATGCACAGGAATACTGGAAGAGTTTCTTCTTTTATAGTCGTTATAAATTCAACCTCTATTCCGATTTTACTTTTTTCCTGAAAGATCCTGTTAATGGAGATGAGATACAACAGAAAGATGACCGCAGCATCTACGGATTTGAGCAACAGTATATCCGTGATTTCACCATGGGTAACAGTCGCTTAACCTGGCAGTCTGGTGTGGGCCTGCGGCTGGATGATATATACGATCTGGAACTGAACCATGTATATCGCCGTGATTCGTTGTTGAACCGTGAAGCCTGGGGCAGCGGACGGGAGACTAACCTGCATGCCTATACGGGATTAACCTGGCATATTGGTAACTGGCGTATCAATCCGGCAGTAAGGATAGATCAGTTTATTTTCAATTATCAGGATAAACTTAAACCTGCTTCCGGAGAGCCGGGAGTGACGGCTGCGAGAGTAAGTCCCAAGCTGAATTTTGCCTATGCTTCCGGTGATGTTGCGCAGTGGTATCTTAAAACCGGTATGGGTTTCCACTCCAATGATATGCGCGTAGTAATAGCACAGAAAGGTAAAGACATATTACCTTTTTCGGCTGGCGCTGATTTGGGTGTGGTGTTGAAACCTACGCCCAACCTGCTGATACAGCCTGCGCTCTGGTACCTTTATCTGCAGCAGGAGTTTGTATATGTGGGAGATGACGCCGTAGTAGAACCTGCCGGAAAAACAAGAAGAATGGGTGTAGATGTGAGTGTGCGTTATCAGCCGTTAAAATGGCTGTATCTGGATGCGGACGTTAATTATGCGAATGCAAGGGAGATAGGCGCGCCCAAAGGAGAGAACTATATTCCGCTGGCGCCGGTACTGACCAGCACTGGTGGAATTGGGGTCAACCTGCCGATGGGTTTTTCTGCCAATCTGCGTTACCGCTATATGAAGGACAGGCCAGCCAATGAGGACAACAGCCTTGTTGCCAAGGGCTATTTTGTGAACGACCTCCTGCTGGCCTATACACATCATCAGTTTCAGTTTACGGTGCAGGCACAAAACGTGTTCAACACCAACTGGAACGAAGCACAGTTTGAAACAGAAACGAGGTTACAGCATGAATCCCAGTCTGTGACAGATCTGTGTTTTACACCGGGTACCCCGTTTTATCTCAAAGCGGGTATCTCCGTGCGTTTCTGA
- a CDS encoding PorP/SprF family type IX secretion system membrane protein, which yields MKKNILSIASLLFCAYSYAQTAGNPNAVTDPLGSQYYLNPYLANPAYAGADSGLHINLAYRKQWTDMPGAPQTKLLTADYFVGSRVGAGLQVYNDVAGLISNTRIALTYAYHLPLNGNGHTLHFGISGVLYNKRINIKDIFGDMNDPTTNAFNRRDNYFESDFGVAYTNKHLGLQAALPDMISHLHAEDKEAGTQLFYAAAEYKFEVSEAIPCIIPKVALRGVQRMQNIIDAGAKVVFLRNWLDATAIYHSTGSFSAGAGFSYPSLGTIQFMYNTQTAGLRNYSNGEMELHLKINLFQ from the coding sequence ATGAAAAAAAATATCTTATCCATAGCCAGCCTGCTGTTTTGTGCATATAGTTATGCACAAACAGCGGGCAACCCCAACGCTGTTACCGACCCGTTGGGTTCACAATATTATCTGAATCCCTATCTCGCCAACCCCGCCTATGCAGGCGCGGACAGCGGCCTGCACATCAACCTCGCCTATCGTAAACAATGGACTGACATGCCAGGCGCCCCACAAACCAAACTGCTGACAGCAGACTATTTTGTGGGTAGCCGCGTAGGCGCAGGTTTGCAGGTCTACAACGACGTAGCCGGACTGATCTCCAACACCCGCATCGCCCTCACCTATGCCTACCACTTGCCACTTAACGGCAACGGACATACGTTACATTTCGGTATTTCCGGTGTGCTGTATAACAAAAGAATCAACATAAAAGATATCTTTGGGGATATGAACGATCCTACAACCAACGCCTTCAACAGGAGGGACAACTACTTCGAAAGCGACTTCGGCGTAGCCTATACCAACAAACATCTGGGCCTGCAGGCTGCCCTGCCCGACATGATCAGCCACCTCCATGCAGAAGACAAAGAAGCCGGCACACAGTTATTTTACGCAGCAGCAGAGTACAAGTTTGAAGTCAGCGAAGCTATTCCCTGTATCATTCCTAAGGTAGCCTTGCGTGGGGTACAGAGAATGCAGAATATTATAGACGCCGGGGCCAAAGTAGTTTTTCTGCGCAACTGGTTAGATGCCACCGCCATCTATCATAGTACCGGCTCCTTCAGTGCCGGCGCAGGGTTCAGCTATCCATCCCTTGGCACTATACAGTTCATGTACAATACACAGACCGCCGGACTCCGCAACTACAGCAACGGAGAAATGGAGCTACATCTTAAAATCAACCTCTTTCAATAA